One segment of Amycolatopsis alba DSM 44262 DNA contains the following:
- a CDS encoding vanadium-dependent haloperoxidase — MTTPLSRRRFLVIGGTTAALAVTGLPALAEPATGTPVIAWNRTLLRIVRTPGAHPATVHPTRSFAMLHAAVHDAVAATRSQTAAASQAAHDVLASLYPAMAADFAAQLARELATAHDPAPGIRAGKQAAEQILRARADDGSTATPPTIPPGTEPGQYRPTPPGFAPAVFTHWSAVRPFVLARASVFRPGRYPELTSARYATAANEVASLGQDTSTTRTADQTEQAKFWAAPIWNLWNEIAQSVLATASTASAAQVFARLNLAFADAVIAFYDAKYHYRIWRPITAVRLADTDGNPATTADPAWNSLATTPADPAYPGAHSVISQAGATILRHELGSRRMLSVTSEALPGIVRHFRTFQQVADEAGESRIFAGVHSRLDHVSGRRLGSAVARVVLPDVHR; from the coding sequence GTGACCACACCACTTTCCCGTAGACGCTTTCTCGTCATCGGCGGTACGACCGCCGCGCTGGCCGTCACCGGCCTGCCCGCCCTCGCCGAACCGGCCACCGGCACGCCGGTCATCGCTTGGAACCGCACGCTGCTGCGGATCGTCCGGACTCCAGGGGCGCATCCGGCGACCGTGCATCCCACGCGCAGTTTCGCCATGCTGCACGCGGCCGTGCACGACGCCGTGGCGGCCACCCGGTCGCAAACGGCCGCCGCGTCCCAAGCGGCGCACGACGTGCTGGCGAGCCTGTATCCGGCGATGGCCGCAGACTTCGCCGCCCAGCTGGCCCGTGAACTGGCCACCGCTCACGATCCGGCGCCCGGAATCCGCGCCGGTAAGCAAGCCGCCGAGCAGATCCTCCGAGCACGCGCCGATGACGGCTCCACGGCCACCCCACCCACGATCCCACCGGGCACCGAACCAGGCCAGTACCGCCCCACCCCGCCAGGGTTCGCGCCGGCGGTGTTCACCCACTGGTCGGCCGTGCGGCCGTTCGTCTTGGCCCGAGCCAGTGTTTTCCGGCCCGGCCGGTACCCGGAACTCACGAGCGCGCGGTACGCGACCGCCGCGAACGAGGTCGCCTCGCTCGGGCAGGACACCAGCACGACCCGTACCGCAGACCAGACCGAGCAGGCGAAGTTCTGGGCCGCGCCGATCTGGAACCTCTGGAACGAGATCGCCCAGTCCGTACTCGCCACCGCCTCCACGGCGAGCGCCGCGCAGGTGTTCGCCCGGCTCAACCTCGCGTTCGCCGACGCCGTGATCGCCTTCTACGACGCCAAGTACCACTATCGGATCTGGCGGCCGATCACCGCGGTCCGGCTGGCCGACACCGACGGCAATCCGGCGACCACGGCCGACCCGGCCTGGAACAGCCTGGCGACCACCCCGGCAGATCCGGCGTACCCCGGCGCGCACAGCGTGATCTCCCAAGCGGGCGCGACGATCCTGCGACACGAACTCGGCTCTCGCCGGATGCTGTCGGTGACGTCCGAGGCGTTGCCGGGGATCGTCCGGCACTTCCGGACGTTCCAGCAGGTGGCCGACGAGGCCGGGGAAAGCCGGATCTTCGCCGGCGTGCACAGCCGTCTCGATCACGTCTCGGGCCGACGTCTCGGATCGGCCGTGGCCCGAGTCGTGTTACCGGACGTGCACCGCTAG
- a CDS encoding winged helix-turn-helix transcriptional regulator, whose product MAAPGTDADTGTVYRADCPSRPILDQIADKWSMMAMAVLERPRRFNDIKRRLEGVTQRVLTQTLRRLERNGMIERRVLPTSPVGVEYSLTPLGESLREPFGRLYDWTVAHTDEIQNCQQGYDQRLRSEQAQKLS is encoded by the coding sequence ATGGCTGCTCCTGGCACCGACGCGGACACCGGCACCGTCTACCGGGCCGACTGCCCCAGCCGTCCGATTCTCGACCAGATCGCCGACAAGTGGTCGATGATGGCGATGGCCGTCCTCGAAAGGCCTCGCCGGTTCAACGACATCAAACGCCGCCTCGAAGGCGTGACCCAGCGGGTCCTGACCCAGACCCTGCGCCGTCTGGAACGCAACGGGATGATCGAGCGGCGGGTGCTGCCGACTTCACCGGTCGGGGTGGAGTATTCCCTTACCCCGCTTGGAGAATCCCTTCGGGAGCCGTTCGGTCGCCTGTACGACTGGACGGTCGCCCACACCGACGAAATCCAAAACTGCCAGCAAGGCTACGACCAGCGTCTCCGCTCCGAACAAGCCCAGAAGCTGTCCTGA
- a CDS encoding enoyl-CoA hydratase/isomerase family protein, which produces MPARYGSEICMHHDAYATLRVSREAGIVRVTLDNPPVNVLDVTLMTDLRRLLTTLRDDDSARVIVFDSADPEFFIAHVDMSLVDAPDAFDELAAEVPAGVNVFQALGELLRHQPQVTIVKLAGLARGGGAEFVTAADMAFAAIGPAGIGQIEALMGIVPGGGGTQYLAGRIGRNRALEAVLGADLYDAQTAERYGWVNRALPADELDDVVDRLARNIAALPDGVVAAAKHAIVPDDLAEGYRREHDAWADQFVRPAAERLIRAGLAHGAQTRDGERDLEGLLRRLAC; this is translated from the coding sequence ATGCCTGCCAGGTACGGATCGGAGATCTGCATGCACCACGACGCCTACGCGACCCTGCGAGTGAGCCGCGAGGCCGGCATCGTCCGCGTCACCCTCGACAACCCGCCCGTCAACGTCCTCGACGTCACTCTCATGACAGACCTCCGGCGGCTGCTGACCACGTTGCGGGACGACGACTCGGCACGGGTGATCGTGTTCGACAGCGCCGACCCGGAGTTCTTCATCGCCCATGTCGACATGTCCCTGGTCGACGCGCCGGACGCCTTCGACGAACTCGCGGCCGAGGTGCCCGCCGGTGTCAACGTCTTCCAGGCACTGGGGGAACTGTTGCGGCACCAGCCTCAGGTGACGATCGTCAAGCTCGCCGGCCTGGCGCGCGGCGGAGGGGCGGAATTCGTCACGGCCGCGGACATGGCGTTCGCGGCGATCGGCCCCGCCGGAATCGGCCAGATCGAGGCCCTCATGGGAATAGTGCCCGGCGGCGGAGGCACCCAGTACCTCGCCGGCCGGATCGGCCGCAATCGCGCTTTGGAGGCGGTGCTCGGCGCCGACCTGTACGACGCACAGACCGCCGAACGCTACGGCTGGGTCAACCGGGCACTCCCCGCCGACGAACTGGACGACGTTGTCGACCGCCTGGCCCGCAACATCGCCGCGCTGCCCGATGGCGTGGTCGCCGCGGCGAAACACGCCATCGTCCCCGACGATCTGGCCGAGGGCTACCGGCGAGAACACGACGCCTGGGCGGATCAGTTCGTCCGGCCCGCGGCCGAACGGCTGATCCGGGCCGGTCTGGCCCACGGCGCCCAGACCCGCGACGGCGAACGCGATCTGGAGGGCTTGCTCCGCAGGCTGGCCTGCTGA
- a CDS encoding S1 family peptidase, with amino-acid sequence MTMFGCSRLKQAGVLISAAAAVLLACPVASAAPAAAGATRQAVVNSGDAMYTVSPGPGREPYYCSAGFAILVQGVRYILTAGHCTEHGLDWQGIGPNVDTHFPVTDYGRIRDLSGSGHSRVNLYDGRTQRILRAGIPQVGQTVCKSGMTTKKTCGKVLGLNQTVNYGKGKQVVGTIATDIPIESGDSGGPLFYGGVGYGVLSGGNSQVSFFQPLRSVLAAYGATLA; translated from the coding sequence ATGACCATGTTCGGCTGCTCACGTCTCAAACAGGCCGGTGTGCTGATTTCCGCGGCCGCGGCCGTCTTGCTGGCCTGCCCGGTCGCTTCCGCGGCGCCTGCTGCGGCCGGTGCGACACGGCAGGCGGTCGTGAACAGTGGTGATGCGATGTACACGGTCTCGCCGGGACCCGGCCGCGAACCGTACTACTGCTCAGCGGGGTTCGCGATCCTCGTCCAGGGAGTCCGGTACATCCTCACGGCCGGGCACTGCACCGAACACGGGCTGGACTGGCAAGGTATCGGCCCCAACGTGGACACCCATTTCCCGGTGACCGATTACGGTCGTATCAGGGACCTTTCCGGCTCCGGGCACAGCCGGGTCAACCTCTACGACGGCCGCACCCAGCGGATCCTGCGCGCGGGCATCCCCCAGGTGGGGCAAACGGTGTGCAAGAGCGGCATGACGACGAAGAAGACGTGCGGAAAGGTTCTCGGCCTCAACCAGACCGTGAACTACGGCAAGGGCAAGCAGGTCGTCGGGACGATCGCGACCGACATCCCCATCGAAAGCGGCGATAGCGGCGGCCCGTTGTTCTATGGCGGAGTCGGCTACGGAGTGCTGTCCGGCGGGAACAGTCAAGTCAGCTTCTTCCAGCCGCTACGTTCCGTGCTCGCAGCCTACGGCGCCACCCTCGCCTGA
- a CDS encoding response regulator transcription factor, which yields MGGYAGHPLVLEERLASAEMRVLLITGDPDVAARLTDAFGRTNCAAERVTDAGNGLIRALSREFDIIVLDRRLQAGRGLALMRKLRRAQVLTPVIMLTAGGQVQDRVACLQAGSDDCVDDLTEAEELLARVRALHRRSPQRTGTVHLGAARVDVARRVVMYENGAWVTLTRRECAVIAVLGSEPGRVVSRARLQALVFPERQAKSIVDTYVYHLRRKLGREVIATVHSVGYRLGYVPFD from the coding sequence ATGGGCGGGTACGCCGGCCATCCGCTTGTGCTCGAGGAGCGGCTGGCGAGCGCGGAGATGCGGGTCCTGCTGATCACCGGAGATCCGGATGTCGCGGCTCGGCTCACCGATGCGTTCGGCCGCACGAATTGTGCCGCTGAACGGGTCACGGACGCCGGAAACGGGCTCATCCGGGCGCTCTCGCGGGAATTCGACATCATCGTTCTCGACAGGAGACTCCAGGCGGGACGTGGCCTGGCCCTGATGAGAAAACTTCGGCGGGCGCAGGTGCTCACCCCGGTGATCATGCTGACGGCGGGTGGGCAGGTGCAGGACCGAGTCGCCTGCTTGCAGGCCGGATCGGACGACTGCGTGGACGACCTGACCGAGGCCGAGGAGTTGCTGGCCCGCGTGCGGGCATTGCACCGCAGAAGTCCCCAGAGAACCGGAACGGTGCACTTGGGCGCGGCGCGCGTCGACGTCGCGCGGCGAGTGGTGATGTACGAGAACGGGGCCTGGGTGACTCTCACCCGGCGGGAATGCGCCGTGATCGCCGTACTGGGAAGCGAACCGGGGCGGGTGGTGTCACGGGCGCGGCTGCAGGCGCTGGTGTTCCCGGAACGGCAAGCCAAATCCATCGTGGACACCTACGTTTACCACCTGCGGCGCAAACTGGGGCGTGAAGTCATCGCCACCGTGCACAGTGTGGGATATCGATTGGGATATGTCCCCTTTGACTGA